Proteins encoded together in one Calditrichota bacterium window:
- a CDS encoding rhomboid family intramembrane serine protease, translating to MIPIRDENPTSRTPYVTIGLIALNVVVYLMQMFQPPEAQEAFIMAWGAIPSEVYAGWHELPSFPAAWLTLFTSMFMHGGLMHLGGNMLYLWIFGNNIEDRLGPVKFLFFYLIGGLVAALSHILFDPASNIPMVGASGAISAVLGAYMLAYPKARVVVLVWIVMIVRFIRVPAILMLGIWFFMQLSSFAGDMGREGGGVAWLAHIGGFVAGIIMIFIAGVRPQKPTLSRAYSR from the coding sequence ATGATTCCGATTCGCGATGAAAATCCTACTTCCCGTACCCCGTATGTCACAATCGGGCTGATTGCGTTAAACGTCGTCGTCTACCTGATGCAAATGTTTCAGCCTCCCGAAGCCCAAGAAGCCTTCATCATGGCATGGGGCGCGATTCCCAGTGAAGTCTACGCGGGCTGGCATGAGCTCCCGTCTTTTCCCGCGGCGTGGTTGACGCTTTTCACGTCGATGTTTATGCACGGCGGACTGATGCACCTCGGCGGCAATATGCTCTACCTCTGGATCTTCGGAAATAATATCGAAGACAGACTCGGCCCCGTAAAATTCTTGTTCTTCTATTTGATCGGAGGTCTCGTCGCCGCGTTGAGTCATATCCTCTTTGATCCGGCGTCGAATATTCCTATGGTCGGTGCAAGCGGAGCAATCAGTGCCGTGCTTGGTGCCTACATGCTCGCTTACCCCAAAGCTCGCGTCGTTGTGCTGGTCTGGATCGTTATGATCGTCCGCTTCATTAGAGTTCCCGCGATTCTCATGCTCGGCATCTGGTTCTTCATGCAGCTCTCCAGCTTCGCCGGAGATATGGGCCGTGAAGGCGGCGGCGTCGCGTGGCTCGCTCATATCGGCGGTTTCGTCGCCGGAATCATCATGATATTTATCGCGGGCGTAAGACCGCAAAAACCTACGCTGTCACGCGCCTATTCCCGTTAG
- the rodA gene encoding rod shape-determining protein RodA, whose product MIGRGRFADLWLVLAILTLLGIGLLSNFSTSHADGSGLYHFQRQLFWIGIGSAITIAILSIPLRFFEMAAYIFYGLSVTSLVLVLAVGATHKGATSWFDIGGVQLQPSEFAKVAALIAMARLLAENQRNLDKLWLFIAACAVAILPMGLILIQPDLGTALIFPVMLFVMTAWAGVAPQYLLLMIMPVVAVLTVWSTPLHIGLLLVFTLIAFLSIRKLPWVAALSGLYLFFGILTPKLWAKLEPHQQRRITTFLDPESDPLGAAYQLIQSKIAVGSGGVTGKGFLNGTQTQLQFLPEGHNDFIFSAFAEEWGFIGALAVVLAFFIFYYRGVNIASKCHSPFHSLIAIGVVGTVIFQALTNLLMTVGFLPVTGLPLPLVSYGGSSMLVTLAMIGLLFSAALRWREY is encoded by the coding sequence ATGATCGGGCGCGGCAGATTTGCCGATCTTTGGCTCGTGCTGGCCATCTTGACCCTGTTAGGAATTGGATTGCTTTCCAATTTCTCGACGAGTCATGCCGATGGCTCCGGGCTCTATCACTTTCAAAGGCAGCTCTTTTGGATCGGTATAGGTTCCGCGATTACTATTGCCATCCTCTCGATTCCATTGCGTTTCTTCGAGATGGCAGCCTACATCTTTTACGGGTTGTCTGTCACAAGTCTCGTGCTCGTGCTCGCGGTCGGCGCAACCCACAAAGGCGCGACCAGTTGGTTTGATATTGGAGGGGTTCAATTACAACCTTCCGAGTTCGCCAAAGTTGCGGCTCTGATTGCGATGGCGAGGCTGCTCGCTGAAAATCAGCGGAATCTTGACAAACTGTGGCTCTTCATCGCCGCTTGCGCGGTGGCGATTCTGCCGATGGGCCTGATTCTGATTCAGCCTGATCTCGGAACGGCGTTGATTTTTCCGGTCATGCTCTTCGTCATGACCGCGTGGGCCGGAGTTGCCCCGCAGTATTTGCTCTTGATGATTATGCCGGTCGTTGCCGTGCTCACGGTCTGGAGCACTCCGCTGCACATTGGCCTGCTCTTAGTCTTCACACTCATTGCGTTCCTTTCGATTCGCAAATTGCCGTGGGTGGCGGCGCTTTCCGGCCTCTATCTCTTCTTCGGCATTCTGACTCCGAAACTCTGGGCCAAACTTGAGCCCCACCAACAAAGAAGAATCACAACCTTTCTCGATCCCGAGTCCGACCCGCTCGGTGCGGCCTACCAGTTGATTCAATCGAAAATCGCCGTCGGTTCCGGCGGCGTGACCGGTAAAGGGTTTCTAAACGGCACACAAACTCAATTGCAGTTTCTCCCCGAGGGACACAATGACTTCATCTTCTCGGCCTTCGCCGAAGAGTGGGGATTTATCGGTGCGCTGGCCGTCGTTTTAGCTTTCTTTATTTTCTACTATCGCGGTGTGAACATCGCTTCCAAGTGTCATTCACCCTTTCATTCGCTGATTGCCATCGGCGTCGTCGGAACGGTTATCTTTCAAGCCTTGACAAATCTCCTGATGACCGTCGGGTTCTTGCCCGTCACGGGATTACCCCTGCCGCTGGTTAGCTACGGCGGAAGCTCGATGCTGGTCACTCTTGCGATGATTGGTCTTCTCTTCAGCGCGGCTCTCCGGTGGCGCGAATACTGA
- the recG gene encoding ATP-dependent DNA helicase RecG: MSGLLSEPVATLRQVGEFRTKALEKLGIKSLGELIRYYPRRYLDRSRQQKISELVTTEYEVTIVGTVTTVNERRIRSGRVMLTATIADETGVLRCIWFAGAQYWKKQLVVGEMVAVSGKLNESAEHSDRRTREFAHPAVDRLGEDGDESRMFNTGKIVALYPVSLDLRKVGLESRNMRRIQQEALAFVRDELIEYLPETDLATADALPLGDALQQIHFPDASDLLAKAWRRVRYEELLFHQLLFALRKHYNKVLPGVGPFDNIGPITRKVLDALPFPLTTGQKEVLTEVRQDLTSPIPMQRLLHGEVGAGKTTVALLAAAMSADAGFQTAFMAPTEILAQQHARTIAPIAQAAGLSIRILRGKQTVAQKREVYSAIASGAVDIVVGTHALLNEKLTFPRLGLLVIDEQHRFGVEQRAQLSSKGKRPNLLVMTATPIPRTLRLSELGDLDVSTLKELPGGPRDVTTAIRYAPDRERVYKYLIEQAQKGERVFIICPLVEESDKVQVEAAVDYHKRVSNGALKSVKVGLVHGRMESEEKENAVKAFRDGVTPILVATPVVEVGVDVPDASVMVIENPERLGLAALHQLRGRIGRKGQKSVFILLPGPKLTEEAKARLDAIQSTNDGFEIAELDFQLRGAGELFGTKQSGDAELRHYIPERDEPLLNFARERAFSMVENDPELRDYPTLREKFRESHLPKLGLLAGG; the protein is encoded by the coding sequence GTGTCCGGACTGCTCTCTGAACCGGTTGCCACCCTTCGCCAAGTCGGCGAGTTTCGCACCAAGGCGCTCGAAAAGCTCGGCATAAAGAGCCTCGGCGAACTGATTCGCTACTATCCGCGCCGCTATCTCGACCGCTCACGCCAACAAAAGATATCTGAACTCGTTACGACGGAATACGAAGTCACAATCGTAGGAACAGTGACGACCGTCAACGAAAGACGCATACGCTCCGGCCGCGTGATGTTGACAGCCACGATAGCCGATGAAACCGGTGTCCTGCGTTGTATCTGGTTTGCTGGTGCACAATATTGGAAGAAGCAGTTGGTCGTTGGCGAGATGGTTGCGGTAAGCGGCAAGCTGAACGAGAGCGCCGAACATAGCGACCGCCGCACGCGCGAGTTCGCACATCCCGCCGTGGATCGTCTCGGTGAAGATGGCGACGAGAGCCGCATGTTCAATACAGGCAAAATCGTCGCGCTCTATCCCGTTTCACTCGATCTGCGAAAAGTCGGACTCGAGTCGCGCAATATGCGACGCATTCAACAGGAAGCGCTCGCGTTCGTCCGCGATGAGCTAATTGAGTACTTGCCCGAGACCGATCTCGCGACAGCCGATGCGCTGCCGCTTGGTGACGCGCTTCAACAAATCCATTTCCCCGATGCGTCCGACTTGCTCGCCAAAGCCTGGCGGCGCGTGCGCTACGAAGAGCTGCTCTTTCATCAATTACTTTTCGCGCTGCGCAAACACTACAACAAAGTTCTGCCCGGGGTCGGCCCGTTTGACAATATCGGTCCCATCACTCGCAAAGTGCTCGATGCGCTCCCGTTTCCACTGACGACCGGACAAAAAGAAGTCCTGACCGAAGTGCGGCAGGACCTGACAAGTCCGATTCCTATGCAGCGACTCTTGCATGGCGAAGTCGGCGCAGGAAAAACTACGGTCGCACTGCTCGCCGCCGCGATGTCAGCCGATGCAGGCTTTCAAACAGCCTTCATGGCGCCGACCGAAATTCTTGCGCAGCAGCACGCGCGCACTATCGCTCCGATCGCGCAAGCAGCCGGATTGTCGATTCGCATATTGCGCGGCAAACAAACCGTCGCGCAAAAGCGTGAAGTCTATTCCGCCATCGCCAGCGGCGCCGTCGATATCGTCGTCGGCACGCACGCTCTCTTAAATGAGAAATTGACGTTTCCACGGTTAGGATTGTTAGTCATCGACGAACAGCACCGCTTTGGCGTCGAGCAGCGTGCACAGCTATCCAGCAAAGGCAAACGTCCGAATCTGCTGGTCATGACGGCGACGCCAATCCCGCGCACGTTGCGTCTCTCCGAACTCGGAGATCTCGACGTCTCCACGCTAAAAGAACTTCCCGGCGGTCCGCGTGACGTCACCACGGCGATTCGCTACGCACCCGACCGCGAACGCGTCTACAAATACCTGATCGAGCAGGCGCAAAAAGGCGAGCGCGTCTTTATCATCTGTCCGCTCGTTGAAGAGTCCGACAAAGTCCAAGTCGAAGCCGCTGTAGATTATCACAAGAGAGTCTCAAACGGCGCTCTGAAATCCGTCAAGGTCGGCTTAGTCCATGGTCGCATGGAATCCGAAGAAAAAGAGAATGCCGTCAAAGCCTTCCGCGATGGCGTAACCCCGATTCTCGTCGCGACTCCCGTGGTCGAAGTCGGCGTCGATGTCCCAGATGCATCCGTCATGGTCATCGAAAATCCCGAGCGCTTGGGACTCGCGGCGCTGCATCAATTGCGCGGCCGCATCGGCCGCAAAGGTCAAAAGTCCGTTTTCATTTTGCTTCCCGGTCCCAAGTTGACTGAAGAAGCGAAAGCGCGACTCGATGCGATTCAATCCACGAACGACGGCTTCGAAATCGCCGAACTCGATTTCCAACTGCGCGGAGCCGGCGAACTCTTCGGCACCAAACAATCCGGCGACGCCGAACTTCGCCACTATATTCCCGAGCGCGACGAACCGCTCCTGAATTTTGCCCGTGAGCGCGCCTTCTCGATGGTCGAAAATGATCCCGAGCTGCGCGACTATCCCACGTTGCGCGAAAAATTCCGCGAGTCGCATCTACCGAAACTCGGCTTGCTCGCCGGAGGCTAA
- a CDS encoding valine--tRNA ligase, producing the protein MPKIELDKAYSPTSVETRIYETWDQKGYFRAQIRKGHKPYVIMMPPPNVTGMLTLGHVLNNSLQDVLARWRRMSGDDVLWLPGTDHAGIATQIKVENELATQGVTRHDLGREKLVEKIWEWRENYGGIILKQLRKIGASCDWSRTRFTLDPDLSRAVAEIFVRLYDKGLIYRGKRIVNWDPEKHTALSDEQVEYRNVSSNLWHIKYPLSDGSGYLIVATTRPETMLGDTAVAVHPEDERYKHLHGKTVDLPLTGRKIKIVPDEYVDREFGTGCVKVTPAHDPNDFEIGMRHGLDFLIVIGPDGTMTDLTPEKFRGLDRKDARKQVVAALEEQGFMEKIEPYTHSVGHNERTGTVIEPLLSEQWFVRMKELAAPAIAAVREGRVRFHPEHWEKTYFHWLENVRDWCISRQIWWGHRIPLWTVKETGEVICSVEDPSNNPKYAGLTLEQDPDVVDTWFSSWLWPFSTLGWPDQTEDLAHFFPSTTLVTAPDIIFLWVARMIIASEEVFGVSPYQDVYFTGVVRDLQGRKMSKSLGNSPDPIEVIDTYGADALRFTIISQTPRGGDIRFGSDMCEHGRNFANKLWNATRFLLMNIPDEGETFPFDPVEVLPNAPENLIDRWITSAFFTCVQDVDRALAEFRFADAAKRAYAFVWNDFCDWYLELIKVRLQGGADERNDALRHAFSILHGIVRLLHPFMPFVTEELYHSLSKLSASSWPANRRHASIMQAEFPTFQKSLVDRNVEAQFSKLEDVVTAIRNIRGELRIPPSSRIPAGIRSDHDKLSKEWESLADFVIRLAGLSEFETDRHRPKGSASAIVQGIEVYVPLHGLIDVAAERARLGKEDERLLKLVSSTKSKLANENFVSRAKPEIVEAEREKLSELEHAHQKIRRFLEELEAAE; encoded by the coding sequence ATGCCTAAAATAGAACTCGACAAAGCATATTCTCCCACAAGCGTTGAAACACGCATCTACGAAACGTGGGATCAAAAAGGCTACTTCCGCGCGCAAATTCGCAAGGGACACAAGCCCTACGTCATCATGATGCCGCCGCCGAACGTGACGGGTATGCTGACTCTCGGCCACGTGCTGAATAACTCGCTGCAAGATGTGCTCGCTCGCTGGCGGCGAATGTCCGGCGACGACGTGCTCTGGCTCCCCGGCACCGATCACGCCGGCATCGCGACGCAAATCAAGGTCGAGAACGAACTCGCCACACAAGGCGTCACGCGTCATGATCTCGGTCGTGAAAAACTCGTCGAGAAAATTTGGGAGTGGCGCGAGAACTACGGCGGCATTATCCTGAAACAGCTTCGCAAGATCGGTGCAAGCTGCGATTGGAGCCGCACCCGCTTTACTCTCGACCCCGATCTTTCCCGTGCCGTTGCCGAAATTTTTGTTCGTCTATATGACAAAGGGCTGATCTACCGCGGCAAGCGTATCGTAAATTGGGATCCTGAAAAACACACGGCTCTCTCCGACGAACAGGTTGAATACCGCAACGTTTCTTCGAATCTCTGGCACATCAAATATCCCCTCTCCGACGGAAGCGGCTATCTGATTGTCGCCACCACGCGCCCCGAAACCATGCTCGGTGACACGGCTGTTGCCGTTCACCCTGAAGACGAGCGCTACAAACATCTTCATGGCAAAACCGTCGATCTTCCGCTCACCGGCCGCAAAATTAAGATCGTTCCGGACGAATATGTTGACCGCGAATTCGGCACGGGCTGCGTCAAAGTCACTCCTGCGCACGATCCCAATGACTTTGAAATCGGTATGCGTCACGGTCTCGATTTTCTGATTGTTATCGGTCCCGACGGTACGATGACGGATCTCACACCCGAAAAATTCCGCGGACTCGATCGTAAGGATGCTCGTAAACAGGTCGTCGCGGCCTTGGAAGAGCAAGGCTTCATGGAGAAGATCGAGCCCTACACTCACAGCGTCGGACACAACGAGCGTACTGGCACCGTCATCGAGCCTCTGCTCTCCGAACAGTGGTTCGTGCGTATGAAAGAACTCGCCGCGCCCGCGATCGCCGCTGTCCGCGAAGGCCGCGTCAGATTTCATCCTGAACATTGGGAGAAAACGTACTTCCATTGGCTCGAAAATGTTCGCGACTGGTGCATCTCCCGTCAAATTTGGTGGGGGCACCGCATTCCGCTCTGGACGGTCAAAGAAACCGGAGAAGTCATTTGCTCCGTTGAGGATCCTTCAAACAATCCGAAGTACGCGGGACTGACGCTCGAGCAAGACCCCGATGTGGTGGACACGTGGTTCTCGTCATGGCTCTGGCCGTTTTCCACGTTAGGTTGGCCGGATCAAACGGAGGACCTTGCGCACTTCTTCCCCAGCACGACTTTGGTTACGGCGCCCGATATCATCTTCCTCTGGGTCGCCCGCATGATTATCGCTTCCGAAGAAGTCTTCGGTGTGTCGCCCTATCAAGACGTTTACTTCACGGGTGTCGTGCGCGACTTGCAAGGCCGCAAGATGTCGAAATCGCTCGGCAATTCTCCGGATCCTATCGAAGTTATCGATACCTACGGAGCCGACGCGTTGCGCTTTACGATTATTTCGCAAACTCCTCGCGGCGGCGATATCCGGTTCGGCAGTGATATGTGTGAGCATGGTCGCAATTTCGCCAACAAACTCTGGAATGCGACGCGTTTTCTGTTGATGAACATTCCCGACGAAGGCGAGACCTTCCCCTTCGATCCCGTTGAAGTGCTCCCCAACGCTCCCGAGAATCTCATCGATCGTTGGATAACGTCGGCTTTCTTCACCTGCGTGCAGGACGTCGACCGTGCGCTCGCGGAGTTTCGGTTCGCCGATGCCGCCAAACGTGCCTACGCCTTTGTTTGGAATGATTTCTGTGACTGGTATCTCGAACTGATCAAAGTCCGCTTGCAGGGCGGGGCGGACGAACGTAATGATGCGCTCCGCCACGCATTCTCGATTCTGCACGGCATCGTTCGATTGTTGCATCCGTTCATGCCGTTTGTTACCGAAGAGTTGTATCATTCTCTTAGCAAACTATCCGCCTCGAGTTGGCCGGCCAACCGCCGCCATGCGAGCATTATGCAGGCCGAATTCCCGACCTTCCAAAAATCACTCGTCGACCGAAACGTAGAAGCACAGTTTTCGAAACTCGAGGACGTCGTCACGGCGATTCGCAATATTCGCGGCGAACTCCGCATACCCCCGTCGTCGCGAATTCCGGCCGGTATTCGCTCGGATCACGACAAGCTCTCCAAAGAGTGGGAATCGTTGGCGGATTTCGTGATTCGCCTCGCTGGGCTATCTGAGTTCGAAACGGATCGCCACCGCCCCAAAGGCAGCGCGTCCGCCATCGTCCAAGGCATCGAAGTCTACGTCCCCTTACACGGCTTGATTGACGTCGCCGCCGAGCGTGCGCGACTCGGAAAAGAAGATGAACGTCTGCTGAAACTCGTGTCCAGCACGAAAAGCAAACTCGCCAACGAGAACTTCGTTTCACGAGCCAAACCTGAAATCGTCGAGGCCGAACGTGAAAAACTCTCGGAACTCGAACACGCACATCAAAAAATCCGCCGCTTCTTAGAAGAACTCGAAGCCGCCGAGTAA
- a CDS encoding M23 family metallopeptidase, producing the protein MARILIFLMLANLAMASGYLWPLPDSRTLTGGFADSRWDHFHGGADLRARTPLKVIAPTDGWVERVNVNPGGYGRALYFRLDDGNTAVFGHLSRYEPELQELVRDSQLVSGTYRVDFSFKDSTKALHYKAGDVLCYTGSSGRGPAHLHFEIRSGAVQIDPLSFYAPKDHDDPVIVAVSYVRLSEDIPSSSGNALALSASPRIQSTEPVAFLIRTYDPGPWGRNAVPKAIRVYANEHLIFEDRSAEIDLLADQNIYEKLVFREFKDNDRDVRRLFKWPTEQVRMNGKLPAGWLENFVGVVRIEVEDRNGNTTSVRLPVESGSDRLAARTADDCASIGYELAGSETALSWSRLCSVGGECQLNNAEFAFPGKLTLTAREPFVPGKYWYRKSGAAKRSAMWRIPSEDLSAMSCYVLRGGTYGIAEDATPPKLLLSGRGGKLTFTLTDDESSIDDSSVRCKVDGEVAIPEYEYEEDGGSIWTRSKLRAGEHRVEFEAANRAGLTKSWDVKVTVR; encoded by the coding sequence GTGGCGCGAATACTGATCTTTCTCATGCTCGCGAATTTGGCAATGGCCTCAGGCTACCTGTGGCCCTTGCCTGACTCCCGCACGTTGACCGGAGGGTTCGCCGACAGCCGGTGGGATCATTTCCACGGCGGAGCCGATCTCCGCGCGCGAACTCCTTTGAAGGTCATTGCACCCACTGACGGTTGGGTCGAACGTGTCAATGTAAATCCCGGCGGCTACGGGAGAGCGCTCTATTTTCGCTTGGACGATGGAAACACCGCCGTCTTCGGACATCTGAGCCGCTACGAACCGGAACTTCAAGAGCTCGTTCGCGACAGCCAATTGGTCAGCGGCACCTATAGAGTCGATTTCTCTTTTAAGGACAGCACAAAAGCACTGCATTACAAAGCTGGCGACGTCCTTTGCTACACCGGATCGAGCGGCCGCGGACCCGCGCACCTGCATTTCGAAATTCGCAGCGGAGCCGTACAAATCGATCCTCTGAGTTTCTATGCTCCCAAGGATCACGATGACCCCGTCATCGTCGCCGTGAGTTATGTCCGTTTGTCGGAGGATATCCCGTCGTCGTCCGGAAATGCGCTGGCCCTGAGTGCGTCGCCGCGGATTCAATCCACCGAGCCCGTTGCCTTTTTGATCCGTACTTACGATCCCGGACCGTGGGGCCGCAATGCCGTGCCCAAAGCGATCCGAGTTTATGCGAATGAACACCTGATCTTTGAAGACCGCTCCGCGGAAATCGACTTGCTCGCCGATCAAAATATCTATGAGAAGCTCGTCTTCCGGGAATTCAAAGACAATGACCGCGATGTCCGCCGTCTGTTTAAATGGCCCACTGAGCAAGTGCGCATGAACGGCAAACTTCCGGCGGGCTGGCTCGAAAATTTTGTCGGCGTCGTCCGTATCGAAGTAGAAGACCGCAACGGCAACACGACGTCTGTCAGACTGCCTGTCGAATCCGGATCGGATAGACTCGCTGCCCGCACCGCGGATGACTGCGCGTCAATCGGCTATGAACTCGCAGGCAGCGAAACCGCCCTGAGTTGGTCGCGGTTGTGTTCAGTCGGAGGCGAATGTCAATTGAACAATGCCGAATTTGCCTTCCCCGGAAAACTCACGTTGACGGCGCGCGAACCGTTCGTTCCCGGCAAATACTGGTATCGCAAAAGCGGCGCGGCCAAACGCTCGGCAATGTGGCGAATCCCCTCTGAGGACTTGTCTGCAATGTCCTGCTATGTTCTGCGCGGCGGTACATACGGCATTGCCGAAGATGCGACGCCGCCCAAACTTCTTCTCTCCGGTCGTGGCGGCAAGTTGACGTTCACCCTAACCGATGACGAGTCATCCATCGATGACAGCAGTGTTCGTTGCAAAGTTGACGGCGAGGTCGCCATTCCTGAATACGAGTACGAAGAAGATGGCGGCTCAATTTGGACACGCTCAAAACTTCGGGCCGGTGAGCATCGCGTTGAGTTCGAAGCGGCCAATCGCGCGGGCCTCACAAAGTCTTGGGACGTCAAGGTAACGGTAAGATGA
- a CDS encoding ParA family protein — protein sequence MQTKTIAIANQKGGVGKTTTAVHLAAGMALEGYPTLLIDLDPQGNATAGLGVTPAENQNGVYDVLINEMKAAEAIHSTNVSGLSLLPADSRLHGAEIELVSKLARERILAEALVDLEDKFQFVVLDTPPSLGLLTLNAMAAANTILVPMQCEYYALEGLAQLMKSVNLVKRHLNTTLEIEGILLTMYDGRLNLTKQVADEITGVFEERVYKTMILRNVRLSEAPSFGQTVYTYDPQSRGAQNYREFTVEFLSHQELPPREAVA from the coding sequence ATGCAAACCAAAACCATCGCCATCGCCAATCAAAAAGGCGGAGTGGGGAAGACCACGACGGCCGTTCACCTCGCCGCGGGCATGGCGCTTGAAGGATACCCCACACTCCTGATCGATCTCGATCCGCAAGGCAACGCGACCGCGGGCCTCGGAGTCACTCCCGCCGAAAACCAAAACGGCGTCTATGACGTCCTAATCAACGAGATGAAAGCCGCCGAAGCCATTCATTCCACGAATGTCTCCGGCCTAAGTCTTCTTCCCGCGGACTCAAGACTTCACGGCGCGGAGATCGAACTCGTGTCAAAGCTCGCCCGCGAACGTATCCTCGCCGAGGCGCTTGTTGACTTGGAAGACAAATTTCAGTTCGTTGTCCTTGACACTCCGCCGTCGCTTGGGCTGCTTACTCTCAATGCTATGGCCGCGGCGAACACTATTCTTGTCCCCATGCAGTGCGAGTACTACGCGCTCGAAGGGCTTGCGCAGTTAATGAAGTCCGTCAACTTGGTCAAGCGACATCTAAATACGACGCTCGAAATTGAAGGCATACTCTTGACGATGTACGACGGACGCCTTAACTTAACCAAGCAAGTGGCCGATGAAATCACCGGAGTCTTCGAAGAGCGCGTCTACAAAACCATGATCCTCCGCAATGTCCGCCTCTCCGAAGCCCCCAGCTTCGGTCAAACGGTCTATACGTACGACCCGCAAAGCCGCGGTGCGCAAAACTACCGCGAGTTCACGGTCGAGTTTCTAAGTCACCAAGAACTTCCGCCCCGCGAGGCTGTTGCATGA
- a CDS encoding DUF4139 domain-containing protein: MKSITLITAILLLAAAAFAKPGVSVTVYNQNLALVRDVRAMEFNKGNSELLFRDVAAQIDQSSVHFKSNGVTLLEQNFDFDLVSPDKLLQKYVDQDIQVIVENGDLVSGKLLTSSGSNIVVQSSDGTLRSLLTESIQEIRYPKLPEGLITRPTLRWLVNAPSSAKQEAEVSYLTGGMSWNADYVLVIDESNKADLSAWVTLNNTSGASYKDAKLKLIAGEVHRAQPPAPSYNKMVRMEAMAMDGGAQFSEKSFFEYHLYTLERPTDVLDNQTKQVSLFPDANLQTKRIYEYDYSKNSDKVSVSLEFQNSEVNDLGMPLPAGRVRVFQNDTDGSQEFIGEDNIDHTPRDEKVRVTIGNAFDIAVERAQMDYRRITDRVSEQDIQVKLRNHKKETVTVVVVEHSWGDWEVTKSSLPVRKVNARQFEFDAQCNPDQEVVLTYTIRNK; this comes from the coding sequence ATGAAAAGTATCACACTAATAACAGCGATTCTTCTCCTCGCCGCCGCCGCCTTCGCCAAGCCCGGCGTTTCAGTCACGGTCTACAACCAAAATCTGGCTTTGGTTCGTGACGTCCGCGCAATGGAGTTCAACAAAGGCAACAGCGAACTTCTCTTTCGCGATGTCGCCGCGCAGATCGATCAGTCGTCTGTGCACTTCAAGTCAAATGGCGTCACTCTCCTCGAACAAAACTTTGACTTCGATCTCGTTTCGCCGGATAAACTGCTGCAAAAATACGTCGATCAAGACATTCAAGTCATCGTAGAAAACGGCGATCTGGTCAGTGGAAAACTCTTGACATCCTCCGGCAGCAACATCGTCGTGCAGTCAAGCGACGGCACGCTGCGGTCGCTCTTGACTGAATCGATTCAAGAGATCCGCTATCCCAAACTTCCTGAGGGCTTGATCACTCGCCCAACCCTGCGCTGGCTTGTAAACGCGCCGTCAAGCGCAAAACAAGAGGCCGAAGTGTCCTACCTGACCGGCGGCATGAGTTGGAATGCTGACTACGTTTTGGTCATCGACGAGAGCAACAAAGCTGACCTGTCCGCGTGGGTGACTTTGAACAACACGTCCGGCGCTTCCTACAAAGATGCAAAACTGAAACTCATCGCTGGCGAAGTGCACCGCGCACAGCCGCCTGCGCCGTCTTATAACAAAATGGTGCGCATGGAAGCTATGGCGATGGACGGCGGGGCGCAATTTTCCGAAAAGTCCTTCTTCGAGTATCACCTCTATACGCTCGAGCGCCCGACCGACGTGCTCGACAATCAAACCAAGCAAGTCAGCCTGTTCCCCGATGCGAATTTGCAAACCAAGCGCATCTACGAGTACGACTATTCGAAAAACAGCGATAAGGTATCCGTCTCGCTCGAGTTCCAAAACTCGGAAGTGAACGATCTTGGTATGCCGCTGCCCGCTGGCCGCGTGCGAGTTTTTCAAAACGACACCGACGGTTCGCAAGAGTTTATCGGCGAAGATAATATCGACCATACTCCACGCGACGAAAAAGTTCGCGTCACCATCGGCAACGCTTTCGATATCGCCGTCGAGCGTGCGCAAATGGACTACCGCCGGATCACGGACCGCGTCAGCGAACAGGACATTCAAGTTAAACTTCGCAATCACAAAAAGGAAACGGTCACGGTCGTGGTTGTCGAACATTCTTGGGGTGATTGGGAAGTCACCAAGTCAAGTTTGCCAGTGCGCAAAGTCAATGCGCGCCAGTTTGAGTTCGATGCCCAGTGCAATCCTGATCAGGAAGTCGTTCTGACCTACACTATTCGCAACAAGTAG